Proteins co-encoded in one Opisthocomus hoazin isolate bOpiHoa1 chromosome 9, bOpiHoa1.hap1, whole genome shotgun sequence genomic window:
- the S100B gene encoding protein S100-B codes for MSELEKAMIAIIDAFHQYSGKEGDKHKLKKSELKELINNELTHFLGEIKDQETVDKVMEALDSDGDAECDFQEFVAFIAMVTAACHEFFEHE; via the exons ATGTCCGAGCTGGAGAAGGCCATGATCGCCATCATTGATGCCTTCCACCAGTactcagggaaggagggagacaaGCACAAGCTGAAGAAATCGGAACTGAAGGAGCTCATTAACAACGAGCTGACCCATTTCCTTGGC GAGATCAAAGACCAGGAGACCGTGGACAAAGTCATGGAGGCACTGGACAGCGATGGGGATGCAGAGTGCGACTTCCAGGAGTTTGTAGCCTTCATCGCCATGGTCACCGCTGCTTGCCATGAGTTCTTTGAGCATGAGTGA
- the LSS gene encoding lanosterol synthase: protein MRFYAALQAEDGHWAGDYGGPLFLLPGLLIACHTAKIPLPEGVRKEMARYLRSVQLPDGGWGLHVEDKSTVFGTALNYVALRILGLGPDDPDVVRARVNLHSKGGAVGIPSWGKFWLAVLNVYSWEGMNTLLPEMWLLPTWFPAHPSRLWCHCRQVYLPMSYCYAKRLSAEEDELIRSLRQELYVQDYASIDWPAQRNNVAACDVYTPHSWLLGAAYAIMNVYEAHHSTHLRQRAIAELYDHIKADDRFTKCISIGPISKTINMLVRWFVDGKNSPAFQEHVSRIPDYLWLGLDGMKMQGTNGSQLWDTAFAIQAFLEAEAQKMPELTSCLQNAYEFLRFTQIPENPPDYEKYYRHMNKGGFPFSTRDCGWIVADCTAEGLKSVMLLQEKCPFIAKLVPPERLFDAVNVLLSMRNSDGGFATYETKRGGHLLELLNPSEVFGDIMIDYTYVECTSAVMQALRHFHKEFPEHRAPEIRETLQKGLDFCCKQQRADGSWEGSWGVCFTYGTWFGLEAFATMQHTYRDGVACREVVQACEFLLSKQMADGGWGEDFESCEQRTYVQSATSQIHNTCWALLGLMAVRYPDIDVLERGIKLLIDKQLPNGDWPQENIAGVFNKSCAISYTAYCNVFPIWTLGRFCRLHPNSPLAGQLQSGSSAEPGKTVPEALSA from the exons ATGCGGTTCTACGCCGCGCTGCAAGCCGAGGACGGGCACTGGGCCGGCGACTACGGCGGGCCCCTGTTCCTCCTGCCAG GCCTGCTCATCGCCTGCCACACGGCCAAGATCCCGCTGCCCGAGGGCGTCCGGAAGGAGATGGCGCGCTACCTGCGCTCCGTGCAGCTCCCGGACGGAGGATGGGGCTT GCACGTGGAGGACAAGTCGACGGTGTTTGGCACAGCGCTCAACTACGTAGCCCTGCGGATCCTGGGGCTCGGACCGGATGACCCTGACGTCGTGAGGGCCCGCGTCAACCTGCACAGCAAAG GAGGTGCTGTGGGAATCCCTTCCTGGGGGAAGTTTTGGCTGGCTGTGCTGAACGTTTACAGCTGGGAGGGAATGAACACGCTTCTCCCAGAGATGTG GCTGCTCCCTACGTGGTTCCCAGCCCACCCGTCCCGGCTCTGGTGTCACTGCCGCCAGGTTTACCTCCCCATGAGCTACTGTTACGCCAAGCGTCTGTCAGCAGAAGAGGACGAGCTCATACGGAGCTTGCGGCAG GAGCTGTACGTGCAAGACTACGCCAGCATCGACTGGCCAGCCCAGAGGAACAACGTGGCTGCCTGTGACGTGTACACCCCgcacagctggctgctgggggctgcctaCG CCATCATGAACGTGTACGAAGcccaccacagcacccacctGCGGCAGCGAGCCATCGCAGAGCTGTACGACCACATCAAAGCTGATGACAGATTCACCAAGTGCATCAGCATTGGGCCG ATTTCCAAGACGATCAACATGCTGGTTCGCTGGTTCGTGGATGGGAAGAACTCTCCAGCTTTCCAGGAGCATGTTTCCAGGATCCCCGACTACCTCTG GCTGGGCCTCGACGGCATGAAGATGCAG GGCACAAATGGATCCCAGCTCTGGGATACGGCGTTTGCCATCCAAGCCTTCCTGGAG GCAGAAGCCCAGAAGATGCCTGAATTAACATCCTGCCTACAAAATGCCTACGAGTTCCTCCGGTTCACCCAG ATCCCAGAGAACCCACCCGACTACGAGAAATATTACCGCCATATGAACAAG GGTGGCTTCCCCTTCAGCACCCGAGACTGCGGCTGGATCGTGGCAGACTGCACAGCAGAGGGACTGAAGTCGGTTatgctgctgcaggagaagtGCCCCTTCATAGCCAAGCTTGTCCCGCCTGAGCGCCTCTTTGATGCCGTGAATGTG TTGCTGAGCATGAGGAACTCGGACGGAGGCTTTGCCACATACGAAACCAAGCGAGGAGGCCACTTGCTGGAGCTGCTGAACCCCTCGGAGGTGTTCG GCGACATCATGATCGACTACACCTATGTGGAGTGCACGTCGGCTGTCATGCAGGCACTGAGACACTTCCACAAGGAGTTCCCTGAGCACAGAGCTCCAGAGATCAG GGAGACTCTGCAGAAGGGCCTGGACTTCTGTTGCAAGCAGCAGCGAGCCGATGGGTCGTGGGAAGG GAGCTGGGGGGTTTGTTTCACCTACGGCACCTGGTTTGGTCTGGAGGCGTTCGCCACTATGCAGCACACATACCGTGACGG GGTTGCGTGCCGAGAGGTGGTCCAGGCCTGCGAGTTCCTCCTCTCCAAGCAGATGGCAGATGGCGGGTGGGGAGAGGACTTTGAGTCGTGCGAGCAGCGCACGTATGTCCAGAGTGCCACGTCGCAGATCCACAACACGTGTTGGGCCCTGCTGGGGCTCATGGCGGTCAG GTACCCTGACATCGACGTGCTGGAAAGGGGCATCAAATTGTTGATTGATAAGCAGCTGCCCAACGGGGACTGGCCTCAG gAGAATATTGCTGGGGTGTTCAACAAGTCGTGCGCCATCAGTTACACCGCGTACTGCAACGTCTTCCCCATCTGGACGCTGGGGCGTTTCTGCCGGCTGCATCCCAACAGCCCCCTTGCCGGGCAGCTGCAATCCGGATCCTCAGCTGAGCCGGGGAAGACCGTGCCGGAGGCCTTGTCTGCCTGA